The genomic interval CATCGAAATCAAATTATGATTATCTTGCATTCATCGATGGCGATGCAATAGCAGGTGAGGCGTGGATTAAAAATTTAAGGGCTTTAACACAAAATTATAACCTTGTTGCCGGTAAAAGCATCAATACAGGCAATATGAGATATTCTATGGAAAGGTTCAGGCTTTATTATGAGGGATTTGAGGTTACGCGCCCTTCCTCTAATTTAATGTATTCAAAATCGCTTTTTCAAAGCATAGGTGGCTTCGATGAAAATTTTGTAACTGCCGAGGATATTGATATGAATATACGGGCAGTAAAATCCGGTGCGAAATATGCAGTATGTGATACCTGCATTGTGTACACCAAAACTAGGGAAACTTTCAGGGATTTCAAAAAACAGGCATACTGGAACGGATACGGAAGGCGCCAGCTAAAGGAAAAGTATGGCAAAACACTTGAATTGTCCCATAGGCTGAATATGAAAGACCTATTCTCGCCTACATATGTTATCAGGAATTTTTATGGTTTAAGAGGTTACATGCACTGCATGCTGAAAAGCAAAAAATAGGCTTTGTTTTATCCGGATTTTACTGGCTGCGCCATGTTATTGCTGTTGAATTGCCATTGCAGGGATGCAATCCCGATGACCGTAAGTAATTGGCATAGTTCAGCATGAATCAGCCCTTTCATCAATGCCTGGCAATAAAACATGATAGGATCTTTTTTTCTGCATTTCTTATGTGCAATAATGCGGTGGGTTTCGAGATGGAAAACCTGCGTGCTATATCATCAAGGCTTGTGGTCCTTGGCCAATCCAGGTATCCGCTATTGTATGCTTCCTGAATTATCTTTTTTTCTGTCGGTGTAAGGCGCATCATGTTCATTTCCTGGTTTAGATTCCTCGATATATCCATTATGCTATCTCCTGAACTCACAGATGTATAATCAAAATACTTTATTTTATTATTCTTTTCTATAAGTTCTAAATCACGCATCATAGAAGATTTATCAAAGTGCATAATAAAATAACTCTCTCCGCCATTAAACGCAATGAAAGGATACATTGGAATTCCGCCACTTTCGTTTATGGCTTGCATTATATTATGCCCTTTTTTTGTGCCTATGAACATGTTGGCATATTTCCCCTTGATGAATCTTATTGTGCTGAAATCCCGCCTGTATATGTTATTTATGTCACTTCCTATGGAATATGCTA from Ferroplasma acidiphilum carries:
- a CDS encoding glycosyltransferase; the encoded protein is MEGISAIITVLNEEKNIRDLMVSLISQEQPFEVIVVDSMSTDKTPKILKEYAEKYDFVKYYRKKTTRGGGRNYGASKSNYDYLAFIDGDAIAGEAWIKNLRALTQNYNLVAGKSINTGNMRYSMERFRLYYEGFEVTRPSSNLMYSKSLFQSIGGFDENFVTAEDIDMNIRAVKSGAKYAVCDTCIVYTKTRETFRDFKKQAYWNGYGRRQLKEKYGKTLELSHRLNMKDLFSPTYVIRNFYGLRGYMHCMLKSKK
- a CDS encoding helix-turn-helix domain-containing protein — translated: MYFLSVHVAGDCSLSKSTENNESKIIISNIYNMRDSANSLIAYSIGSDINNIYRRDFSTIRFIKGKYANMFIGTKKGHNIMQAINESGGIPMYPFIAFNGGESYFIMHFDKSSMMRDLELIEKNNKIKYFDYTSVSSGDSIMDISRNLNQEMNMMRLTPTEKKIIQEAYNSGYLDWPRTTSLDDIARRFSISKPTALLHIRNAEKKILSCFIARH